The genomic window CCCACGCTGTCGGGCCGACCTGTCCGGGCCCCCGTCCGATGACCCGGTCGGGCGTATGTCGCACGGATGGCCGTCGAGCAGTGAGGCATACCGTCAGAAAACCATCTTTCTGACACCCGCCACTGCCCAGGAGCACGCCCATGGCCACGCCGGACGAGAACCGCAGCAGTGCGCGGACCACGACGGCCGGGGCCGGCGGCCTGCACGGCCTCGGCCGCTGGTGCGCCCGGCACTGGGTGCTGGTGCTGATCGGCTGGCTCGTCCTGCTCGGCGCCCTGCACGGACTGCAGAACTCCGTCGGCGGCACCTACTCCGACGACTTCTCACTGCCCGGCGTCCAGTCGCACACCGGCCAGCAGGTGCTCGCCGCACACGCCCCGAGCGCCGGCGGGACCAACGCGCAGATCGTGCTGCACGACGCCACCGGCCCGCTGACCGGCGTCTCGGGCCAGATCGGCCAGAGCGTCACCTCGCTGCAGCACCTGCCGCACGTGCTCGCGGTGCAGAACCCGCTGCCCGCCCCCGGCGCCCCGCCCACCGGCGCGCTCTCCTCCAACGGCACCATCGGCTACCTGACCGTCCGCTTCGACAGCAACCCCACCACCTTCGGCACCGACTACCTGCACGGCGTGGACGACGCGGTCGCGCCGCTGCGGGCGGCCGGCGTGCAGGTCGAGTACGGCGGCCCGCTCGGCGAGCTGGCCCGCCCGCACACCAAGGACCTGACCAGCGAGGCGATCGGCTTCGCGGTGGCCGTGGTGGTGCTGCTGATCGGCTTCGGCAGCGTGGTCGCCGCCGGGCTGCCGCTGGTCACCGCGCTGATCGCGGTGATCGTCGGCCTGAGCTGTCTGAGCCTGCTCGCGATCGCCTTCACCTTCGCCACCGTCTCGCCCACCCTGGCGACCATGATCGGGCTCGGCGTCGGCATCGACTACGCACTCTTCCTGATCACCCGTCACCGCCAGCTGCTGATGGACGGCGTGGACCCGGTGGAGGCCGCCGGCAAGTCGGTGTCCACCAGCGGACGCGCGGTGATCGTCTCGGGCTGCACCGTGGCGATCGCGCTGGCCGGACTCTCCGTCTCCCGGGTCAGCTTCATCGGCAAGCTCGGCGTCGCCGCGATGGTCACCGTGGCCACCGCCGTGCTCGGCGCGATCACCCTCGTCCCCGCCCTGCTCGGCCTGCTCGGCCGCCGGATCGACCGCTGGCGGGTGCGCACCCCCGTCGCCGAGGGCAGCAGCGCCGGCGACGGGACCGGCGAGCAGGCGCACGGCGCCTGGCACAACTACGCCCGGCGCGTCGAGCGGCGCCCCTGGTGGTTCCTGGCCGGCGGGGTGGTGGTGATCGCCGTGCTGGCCATCCCGCTCTTCTCCATCCGGCTCGGCCACATCGACGACGGCGCCGACCCGACCAGCTTCACCGACCGGCGCGCCTTCGACCTGATCACCCAGGGCTTCGGCCCCGGCGCCAACGGCCCGCTGACCATCGTGGTCGACCAGAGCGCCGTCCCCGCCGGCGACCGCGCCACCCTGGCCGGCGACCTCCAGCACGCCCTCACCGGCGTCCCCGGCGCGGCGAGCATCTCCCCCCTGCAGCCCACCCCCGACGGCGACGTGCTGATCGCCACCGCCATCTCCACCGGCGCCCCCCAGGACGCCGTCACCACCCACCTCTTCAACCACCTGCTCCACGACGCCCTCCCCCAGGGCACCGCCGGCACCACCGCGAAGAGCTACCTGACCGGCACCACCGCCGCCCAGCTCGACTTCCTCGAACTCGTCTCCGCCCGCCTCCCGTTGATCATCGCGGTGGTGGTCGGCCTGGCCTTCCTGATCATCCTCGCGGTCTTCCGCGGCCTCCTGGTCGCCGTCAAGGCCGCCGTCCTCAACCTGCTCTCGATCGCGGCCTCCTACGGCGTGGTGGTCGCCGTCTTCCAGTGGGGCTGGGGCGGCCCCGCCCTCGGCGTGGCCGGCAAGGTCCCGATCGAGAGCTACGTCCCGATGATGATGTTCGCCATCGTCTTCGGCCTGAGCATGGACTACGAGGTCTTCCTGCTCTCCCGCGTCCACGAGTCCTGGATCCACACCGGCGACAGCCGCGGCAGCGTCGCCCACGGCCTGGAGATCACCGCCCGCGTCATCAGCTGCGCCGCCCTGATCATGGTCAGCGTCTTCGCCGCCTTCATCCTCAGCGACAACATCGTCGTCAAGATGCTCGGCCTGGGCCTGGCCGTCAGCGTCCTGGTCGACGCCACCGTCGTCCGCCTCCTCCTCGTCCCCGCCGTCCTCACCCTCCTCGGCCGCCACGCCTGGTGGCTCCCCCACTGGCTCGACCGCCTCCTCCCCCACCTCAACGTCGAGGGCGAGTAGCCCCTGCCCAACGCGATCGAGGGATCCGAGGTGCCGCCGATCAACGCCCGGGGCCGGGGCGGGCCTCGCACCTACGACAGCGGGTACCCCTCGAACTTGTCGCCGTTCTGGATCACCAGGTGGATCCCCAGGCCCTCGGTATAGGCGCGCACGTCCTCCTCCGGCTCCGCGGGCAGCACGATGCCCAGCCGCACCGAATCGCTTCCGATATGACGCTGGTAGTCCAGTATCTGACCCACCGCCATGCGCACGTAGGGGCGGTCATGCTTGCTCTTGGCCTCGTACAGGACGTCATCGGTCGCGTCGTACAGGTCCGTGTACAGCGGGGCGCGCGAGCCCTTGACCGTGAGCTGGTAGCGCCCGACGTCGTGCCCGAGTCCTTCGAGGTGTGC from Kitasatospora sp. NBC_01250 includes these protein-coding regions:
- a CDS encoding MMPL family transporter, which gives rise to MATPDENRSSARTTTAGAGGLHGLGRWCARHWVLVLIGWLVLLGALHGLQNSVGGTYSDDFSLPGVQSHTGQQVLAAHAPSAGGTNAQIVLHDATGPLTGVSGQIGQSVTSLQHLPHVLAVQNPLPAPGAPPTGALSSNGTIGYLTVRFDSNPTTFGTDYLHGVDDAVAPLRAAGVQVEYGGPLGELARPHTKDLTSEAIGFAVAVVVLLIGFGSVVAAGLPLVTALIAVIVGLSCLSLLAIAFTFATVSPTLATMIGLGVGIDYALFLITRHRQLLMDGVDPVEAAGKSVSTSGRAVIVSGCTVAIALAGLSVSRVSFIGKLGVAAMVTVATAVLGAITLVPALLGLLGRRIDRWRVRTPVAEGSSAGDGTGEQAHGAWHNYARRVERRPWWFLAGGVVVIAVLAIPLFSIRLGHIDDGADPTSFTDRRAFDLITQGFGPGANGPLTIVVDQSAVPAGDRATLAGDLQHALTGVPGAASISPLQPTPDGDVLIATAISTGAPQDAVTTHLFNHLLHDALPQGTAGTTAKSYLTGTTAAQLDFLELVSARLPLIIAVVVGLAFLIILAVFRGLLVAVKAAVLNLLSIAASYGVVVAVFQWGWGGPALGVAGKVPIESYVPMMMFAIVFGLSMDYEVFLLSRVHESWIHTGDSRGSVAHGLEITARVISCAALIMVSVFAAFILSDNIVVKMLGLGLAVSVLVDATVVRLLLVPAVLTLLGRHAWWLPHWLDRLLPHLNVEGE